Proteins encoded in a region of the Odocoileus virginianus isolate 20LAN1187 ecotype Illinois chromosome 9, Ovbor_1.2, whole genome shotgun sequence genome:
- the NFS1 gene encoding cysteine desulfurase isoform X2, which translates to MLLRTAWRRVATAAPAAPGPRAKAPTRGLRLRGIDLTPQSAVPSDAATALEAESVLRPLYMDVQATTPLDPRVLDAMLPYLVNYYGNPHSRTHAYGWESEAAMECARQQVASLIGADPREIIFTSGATESNNIAIKGVARFYRSRKKHLITTQTEHKCVLDSCRSLEAEGFKVTYLPVKKSGIIDLKELEAAIQPDTSLVSVMTVNNEIGVKQPIKEIGQICSSRKVYFHTDAAQAVGKIPLDVNDMKIDLMSISGHKIYGPKGVGAIYIRRRPRVRVEALQSGGGQERGMRSGTVPTPLVVGLGAACEVAQQEMEYDHKRISKLAERLIQKIMKSLPDVVMNGDPEHHYPGCINLSFAYVEGESLLMALKDVALSSGRFGIGRFTTEEEVDYTVEKCIHHVKRLREMSPLWEMVQDGIDLKSIKWTQH; encoded by the exons ATGCTGCTGCGAACCGCTTGGAGGCGGGTGGCCACGGCCGCGCCCGCGGCTCCGGGGCCGAGGGCCAAGGCGCCTACTCGGGGGCTGCGCCTGCGCG GTATAGACCTTACTCCCCAGTCTGCTGTTCCCTCTGATGCAGCCACTGCTCTGGAGGCGGAGTCAGTGCTGCGACCTCTGTACATGGATGTGCAAGCTACAACTCCTCTG GACCCTCGGGTGCTTGATGCCATGCTCCCTTACCTGGTCAACTACTATGGAAACCCACACTCCCGGACACATGCTTATGGCTGGGAAAGTGAGGCTGCCATGGAATGTGCTCGCCAG CAAGTAGCATCTCTGATTGGGGCTGATCCTCGTGAGATCATTTTCACTAGCGGTGCtactgaatccaacaacatagCAATTAAG GGAGTGGCCAGGTTCTATAGGTCCCGGAAAAAGCACTTGATCACCACTCAGACAGAACACAAATGTGTCTTGGATTCCTGCCGTTCACTGGAAGCTGAGGGCTTTAAAGTCACCTACCTTCCAGTGAAGAAGAGTGGGATCATTGACCTGAAG GAACTAGAGGCTGCCATCCAGCCGGATACCAGCCTGGTCTCAGTCATGACTGTGAACAATGAGATTGGAGTGAAGCAGCCCATTAAGGAAATAG GGCAGATTTGCAGTTCCAGAAAGGTGTATTTCCATACCGATGCAGCCCAGGCTGTTGGAAAAATCCCACTTGATGTCAATGACATGAAAATTGATCTCATGAGCATCAGTGGTCACAAAATCTATGGTCCCAAAG GGGTTGGTGCCATCTACATTCGCCGGCGGCCCCGTGTGCGTGTGGAGGCCCTGCAGAGTGGAGGGGGGCAGGAGCGGGGTATGCGGTCTGGGACAGTCCCCACACCCCTGGTGGTGGGACTGGGGGCTGCGTGTGAGGTGGCACAGCAAGAGATGGAG TATGACCACAAGCGAATCTCAAAGTTAGCTGAGCGACTGATACAGAAGATAATGAAGAGCCTTCCAGATGTGGTGATGAATGGGGACCCTGAACACCATTACCCAG GCTGTATCAACCTCTCCTTTGCGTATGTGGAAGGGGAGAGTCTGTTGATGGCACTTAAGGATGTTGCCTTATCCTCAGGGAG GTTTGGCATTGGCCGTTTTACTACAGAGGAGGAAGTGGACTACACAGTGGAGAAGTGCATTCACCATGTGAAGCGTCTTCGAGAAATGAG CcctctctgggagatggtgcaggaTGGCATTGACCTCAAGAGCATCAAGTGGACCCAACACTAG
- the CPNE1 gene encoding copine-1 isoform X1: MAVVIRLQGLPIVAGTMDIRHFFSGLTIPDGGVHIVGGELGEAFIVFATDEDARLGMMRTGGTIKGSKVTLLLSSKTEMQNMIELSRRRFETANLDIPPANASRSGPPPSSGMSGRVNLPTTVPNFNNPSPSVVTATTSVHESSKNIQTFSTASIGTAPPNMGASFGSPTFSSTVPSTASPMNTVPPPPIPPIPAMPSLPPMPSIPPIPVPPPVPTMPPVPPVPPIPPVPSVPPMTPLPPMSGMPPLNPPPVAPLPAGMNGSGAPVNLNNNLNPVFLGPLNPVNPVQMNSQSSVKPLPINPDDLYVSVHGMPFSAMENDVRDFFHGLRVDAVHLLKDHVGRNNGNGLVKFLSPQDTFEALKRNRMLMIQRYVEVSPATERQWVAAGGHITFKQSIGPSGQTHPPPQPLPRSKSPSGQKRSRSRSPHEAGFCVYLKGLPFEAENKHVIDFFKKLDIVEDSIYIAYGPNGKATGEGFVEFRNEADYKAALCRHKQYMGNRFIQVHPITKKGMLEKIDMIRKRLQNFSYDQREMMLNPEGDVTSAKVCAHITNIPFSITKMDVLQFLEGIPVDENAVHVLVDNNGQGLGQALVQFKNEDDARKSERLHRKKLNGREAFVHVVTLEDMREIEKNPPAQGKKGLKMSVPGNPAVPGIPNVGIPNAGLPSSGMPSAGLPNAGMPNAGMPAAGMPNAGIPSAGMPAAGMPGVGMPGAGMPSAGGEEHAFLAVGSKEANSGPPFNFPGNFGGSNAFGPPLPPPGLGGAFGDARPGMPSVGNSGLPGLGLDVPGFGGGPNNLSGPGFGGGPQNFGNGPGSLGGPPGFGSGPPGLGNAPGHLSGPPAFGPGPGPGPIHIGGPPGFGSSSGKPGPTIIKVQNMPFTVSIDEILDFFYGYQVIPGSVCLKYNEKGMPTGEAMVAFESRDEATAAVIDLNDRPIGSRKVKLVLG, encoded by the coding sequence ATGGCTGTGGTCATCCGTTTGCAAGGTCTCCCAATTGTGGCGGGGACCATGGACATTCGCCACTTCTTCTCTGGATTGACCATTCCTGATGGGGGCGTGCATATTGTAGGGGGTGAACTGGGTGAGGCTTTCATCGTTTTTGCCACTGATGAAGATGCAAGGCTTGGTATGATGCGCACAGGTGGTACAATTAAAGGGTCAAAAGTAACACTGTTGTTGAGTAGTAAAACGGAAATGCAGAATATGATTGAACTGAGTCGTAGGCGTTTTGAAACTGCCAACCTAGATATACCACCGGCAAATGCTAGTAGATCAGGACCGCCACCTAGCTCAGGAATGAGTGGCAGGGTGAACTTGCCTACAACAGTACCCAACTTTAATAATCCTTCACCCAGTGTAGTTACTGCCACCACTTCTGTTCATGAAAGCAGCAAAAACATACAGACATTTTCCACAGCCAGCATAGGAACGGCTCCTCCAAATATGGGGGCTTCCTTTGGGAGCCCAACGTTTAGCTCAACTGTTCCGAGCACAGCTTCTCCAATGAACACAGTCCCACCTCCACCAATTCCTCCAATCCCAGCGATGCCATCTTTGCCGCCAATGCCGTCTATTCCCCCAATACCAGTTCCTCCTCCGGTACCTACAATGCCTCCTGTGCCTCCTGTGCCCCCAATCCCCCCAGTCCCTTCTGTGCCACCCATGACCCCACTGCCACCCATGTCAGGCATGCCACCTTTGAACCCGCCACCTGTGGCACCTCTACCTGCTGGAATGAATGGCTCTGGAGCACCTGTGAATCTGAACAATAACCTGAACCCTGTGTTTCTGGGTCCATTGAATCCTGTTAATCCTGTCCAGATGAACTCGCAAAGCAGTGTGAAACCACTTCCCATCAACCCTGATGATCTGTATGTCAGTGTGCATGGAATGCCCTTTTCTGCAATGGAAAATGATGTCCGAGATTTTTTCCATGGGCTCCGTGTTGATGCGGTGCATTTGTTGAAAGATCATGTAGGTCGAAATAATGGGAATGGATTGGTTAAGTTTCTCTCCCCTCAAGATACATTTGAAGCTTTGAAACGAAACAGAATGCTGATGATTCAACGCTATGTGGAAGTTAGTCCTGCCACAGAGAGACAGTGGGTAGCTGCTGGAGGCCATATCACTTTTAAGCAAAGTATAGGACCTTCTGGACAAACCCATCCCCCTCCTCAGCCACTTCCCAGGTCAAAATCGCCCAGTGGGCAGAAAAGGTCAAGGTCAAGATCACCACATGAGGCTGGTTTTTGTGTTTACTTGAAAGGGCTGCCATTTgaagcagaaaacaaacatgtcattgatttttttaaaaagttggataTTGTGGAAGATAGTATTTATATTGCTTATGGACCCAATGGGAAAGCAACGGGTGAAGGCTTCGTAGAGTTCAGAAATGAGGCTGACTATAAGGCTGCTCTGTGTCGTCATAAACAATACATGGGTAATCGCTTTATTCAAGTTCATCCAATTACCAAGAAAGGTATGCTAGAAAAGATAGATATGATTCGAAAAAGACTGCAAAACTTCAGCTATGACCAGAGGGAAATGATGTTAAATCCGGAGGGGGATGTCACCTCTGCCAAAGTCTGTGCCCATATAACAAATATTCCCTTCAGCATTACCAAGATGGATGTTCTTCAGTTCCTAGAAGGAATCCCAGTGGATGAAAATGCTGTACATGTTCTTGTTGATAACAATGGGCAAGGTCTAGGACAGGCATTggttcagtttaaaaatgaagatgatgcACGTAAGTCTGAACGCTTACACCGTAAAAAACTTAATGGGAGAGAAGCTTTTGTTCATGTAGTTACTTTAGAAGATATGAGAGAGATTGAGAAAAATCCTCCTGCCCAAGGAAAAAAGGGGTTAAAGATGTCTGTGCCAGGTAATCCTGCAGTTCCAGGAATTCCCAATGTGGGAATACCCAATGCGGGATTGCCCAGTTCAGGAATGCCCAGTGCGGGACTGCCTAATGCGGGAATGCCCAATGCAGGAATGCCTGCTGCGGGAATGCCCAATGCAGGAATTCCCAGTGCGGGAATGCCTGCTGCGGGAATGCCTGGTGTGGGAATGCCCGGTGCGGGAATGCCTAGTGCAGGAGGTGAAGAGCATGCCTTCTTGGCTGTAGGATCTAAGGAGGCCAACAGTGGGCCTCCATTTAACTTTCCTGGTAATTTTGGTGGGTCAAATGCCTTTGGAccaccactccctcctccaggattAGGAGGGGCCTTTGGTGATGCTAGGCCTGGAATGCCTTCAGTTGGAAATAGTGGTTTGCCTGGTCTAGGACTGGATGTTCCAGGTTTTGGAGGTGGACCAAATAATTTAAGTGGACCAGGATTTGGAGGGGGCCCTCAGAATTTTGGAAATGGCCCTGGTAGCTTAGGTGGCCCCCCTGGCTTTGGAAGCGGGCCCCCTGGCCTTGGAAATGCCCCTGGGCATTTGAGTGGGCCTCCAGCCtttggccctggccctggccctggcccaaTCCACATTGGTGGTCCTCCTGGCTTTGGATCTAGTTCTGGAAAACCAGGACCAACAATAATTAAAGTACAGAACATGCCCTTCACTGTGTCTATTGATGagattttagatttcttttacGGTTATCAAGTGATCCCAGGCTCAGTGTGTTTAAAGTACAATGAAAAAGGTATGCCCACCGGTGAAGCTATGGTGGCTTTCGAATCTCGGGATGAAGCCACAGCTGCTGTCATTGACTTAAATGACAGACCTATTGGCTCTAGGAAAGTAAAACTTGTATTAGGGTAG
- the NFS1 gene encoding cysteine desulfurase isoform X1 — translation MLLRTAWRRVATAAPAAPGPRAKAPTRGLRLRGIDLTPQSAVPSDAATALEAESVLRPLYMDVQATTPLDPRVLDAMLPYLVNYYGNPHSRTHAYGWESEAAMECARQQVASLIGADPREIIFTSGATESNNIAIKGVARFYRSRKKHLITTQTEHKCVLDSCRSLEAEGFKVTYLPVKKSGIIDLKELEAAIQPDTSLVSVMTVNNEIGVKQPIKEIGQICSSRKVYFHTDAAQAVGKIPLDVNDMKIDLMSISGHKIYGPKGVGAIYIRRRPRVRVEALQSGGGQERGMRSGTVPTPLVVGLGAACEVAQQEMEYDHKRISKLAERLIQKIMKSLPDVVMNGDPEHHYPGCINLSFAYVEGESLLMALKDVALSSGSACTSASLEPSYVLRAIGTDEDLAHSSIRFGIGRFTTEEEVDYTVEKCIHHVKRLREMSPLWEMVQDGIDLKSIKWTQH, via the exons ATGCTGCTGCGAACCGCTTGGAGGCGGGTGGCCACGGCCGCGCCCGCGGCTCCGGGGCCGAGGGCCAAGGCGCCTACTCGGGGGCTGCGCCTGCGCG GTATAGACCTTACTCCCCAGTCTGCTGTTCCCTCTGATGCAGCCACTGCTCTGGAGGCGGAGTCAGTGCTGCGACCTCTGTACATGGATGTGCAAGCTACAACTCCTCTG GACCCTCGGGTGCTTGATGCCATGCTCCCTTACCTGGTCAACTACTATGGAAACCCACACTCCCGGACACATGCTTATGGCTGGGAAAGTGAGGCTGCCATGGAATGTGCTCGCCAG CAAGTAGCATCTCTGATTGGGGCTGATCCTCGTGAGATCATTTTCACTAGCGGTGCtactgaatccaacaacatagCAATTAAG GGAGTGGCCAGGTTCTATAGGTCCCGGAAAAAGCACTTGATCACCACTCAGACAGAACACAAATGTGTCTTGGATTCCTGCCGTTCACTGGAAGCTGAGGGCTTTAAAGTCACCTACCTTCCAGTGAAGAAGAGTGGGATCATTGACCTGAAG GAACTAGAGGCTGCCATCCAGCCGGATACCAGCCTGGTCTCAGTCATGACTGTGAACAATGAGATTGGAGTGAAGCAGCCCATTAAGGAAATAG GGCAGATTTGCAGTTCCAGAAAGGTGTATTTCCATACCGATGCAGCCCAGGCTGTTGGAAAAATCCCACTTGATGTCAATGACATGAAAATTGATCTCATGAGCATCAGTGGTCACAAAATCTATGGTCCCAAAG GGGTTGGTGCCATCTACATTCGCCGGCGGCCCCGTGTGCGTGTGGAGGCCCTGCAGAGTGGAGGGGGGCAGGAGCGGGGTATGCGGTCTGGGACAGTCCCCACACCCCTGGTGGTGGGACTGGGGGCTGCGTGTGAGGTGGCACAGCAAGAGATGGAG TATGACCACAAGCGAATCTCAAAGTTAGCTGAGCGACTGATACAGAAGATAATGAAGAGCCTTCCAGATGTGGTGATGAATGGGGACCCTGAACACCATTACCCAG GCTGTATCAACCTCTCCTTTGCGTATGTGGAAGGGGAGAGTCTGTTGATGGCACTTAAGGATGTTGCCTTATCCTCAGGGAG CGCCTGCACCTCTGCATCCCTGGAGCCCTCTTACGTCCTTCGAGCAATTGGCACTGATGAGGATTTAGCTCACTCTTCTATCCG GTTTGGCATTGGCCGTTTTACTACAGAGGAGGAAGTGGACTACACAGTGGAGAAGTGCATTCACCATGTGAAGCGTCTTCGAGAAATGAG CcctctctgggagatggtgcaggaTGGCATTGACCTCAAGAGCATCAAGTGGACCCAACACTAG